In Desulfobulbus oralis, one DNA window encodes the following:
- a CDS encoding dicarboxylate/amino acid:cation symporter: protein MDEHEGATRVQEAARHSLDESARRRQALTVVAWFGAMVIGAVLGNLHIAQLDELFTFIATVFTRLFQFVAVPVIALAVITTLATLGARRETGRIFGHAILYTLSTTFAAALVALSLFILIAPENVPATGGSTIPEKLGRLSYYEHLLSVIPNNILQPFVSGNVLSVLLIASAAGLALAFMPRTENRETLVRVIAGLQELLFFLIRALLTILPVGILAFTAQLVAEIRAGVIVGALGQYVAVVIGSNLLQFFVIIPLFLLARHLNPITVFRGMSPALAVAFFSKSSAGTLPVTMASAEDNLHLDRRVTRFVLPICTTINMNGCAAFILVTSLFLMQNAGIHITAGTMCVWLFVAVLAAIGNAGVPMGCYFLTLSLMSSMNVPVDLMGVILPIYAIIDMIETGVNVWSDSSVAAMTDHDLRGKLPLAAMPGME from the coding sequence ATGGACGAACACGAGGGCGCCACCCGGGTGCAGGAGGCGGCCCGCCATTCTCTGGATGAAAGCGCCAGGCGCCGCCAGGCTCTGACCGTTGTCGCATGGTTTGGCGCCATGGTCATCGGCGCTGTGCTGGGCAATCTGCACATTGCCCAACTGGACGAGCTGTTCACATTCATCGCCACGGTTTTCACCCGGCTGTTTCAGTTTGTGGCGGTGCCGGTCATCGCCCTGGCCGTGATAACCACACTGGCCACCCTCGGTGCACGCAGGGAGACCGGCCGCATCTTCGGCCACGCGATACTGTACACCCTGAGCACCACCTTTGCCGCCGCCCTGGTCGCGCTGAGCCTCTTCATCCTGATCGCGCCGGAAAATGTGCCGGCCACAGGCGGCTCGACCATCCCGGAAAAGCTGGGCCGGCTTTCCTACTATGAGCACCTGCTGTCGGTCATCCCCAACAACATCCTGCAGCCCTTTGTGAGCGGCAACGTGCTCTCGGTCCTGCTGATCGCCTCGGCTGCCGGTCTGGCGCTGGCCTTCATGCCCCGCACCGAAAACCGGGAGACCCTCGTCCGGGTCATCGCTGGCCTGCAGGAGCTGCTCTTCTTCCTTATCCGGGCCCTGCTCACCATCCTGCCCGTCGGCATTCTGGCCTTCACCGCCCAGTTGGTGGCGGAAATCAGGGCGGGCGTCATCGTGGGCGCGCTGGGGCAGTACGTGGCCGTGGTCATTGGCAGCAACCTGCTGCAATTCTTCGTGATCATCCCGCTCTTCCTGCTGGCCCGCCACCTCAACCCGATCACCGTCTTCCGCGGCATGTCGCCGGCTCTGGCAGTCGCCTTCTTCTCCAAGAGCTCGGCCGGCACCCTGCCGGTCACCATGGCCTCGGCGGAGGACAACCTGCACCTTGACCGCCGGGTGACCCGCTTTGTGCTGCCCATCTGCACCACCATCAACATGAACGGCTGCGCGGCCTTCATCCTGGTCACCTCGCTTTTTTTGATGCAGAATGCGGGCATCCACATCACGGCAGGCACCATGTGCGTGTGGCTCTTTGTGGCCGTACTGGCAGCCATCGGCAACGCCGGCGTGCCCATGGGCTGCTATTTCCTCACCCTCTCCCTCATGTCGTCCATGAACGTGCCGGTTGACCTGATGGGCGTGATTCTGCCCATCTACGCCATCATCGACATGATAGAGACCGGCGTGAACGTGTGGTCGGATTCCTCGGTCGCCGCCATGACGGACCACGATTTGCGCGGCAAACTCCCGCTCGCGGCAATGCCCGGGATGGAATAG
- a CDS encoding glycine zipper domain-containing protein gives MRHIFSCTIIAPLLTLSLSCCAGQYGSQRTIVRYYPSCYRPIYDLRRSEHNVARVTAGTALVGALLGAALGVAGSDRRHRGQGALAGAALGGVAGGMAGNIYAQKQQIADENRRMASYLETLEGDISNLDIVSGSARASLQCYDRQFAGLLEDIRIRRVPPAQARQMYSEIRSGREEAIALLGQAETHGHELDRQYQQAFYEEERQLGLPHGREEELASAPRQSQLNRSTPKQSRRTDTGPRTHAQRTLANAKKKQAALSQKVNRITEDRVAAQRRNQAEARELERMLADIDA, from the coding sequence ATGCGCCACATATTTTCCTGCACCATCATCGCGCCCCTGCTCACGCTGAGTCTCTCCTGCTGCGCCGGCCAATACGGCAGCCAGCGCACCATCGTTCGCTACTATCCATCCTGCTACCGGCCCATTTACGATCTGCGGCGCTCCGAACACAACGTGGCCAGAGTCACCGCCGGCACCGCCCTTGTCGGCGCGCTGCTTGGCGCCGCGCTCGGCGTGGCCGGCTCCGACCGCAGGCACCGGGGCCAGGGGGCATTGGCCGGGGCGGCATTGGGCGGCGTGGCCGGCGGCATGGCGGGCAACATCTATGCGCAGAAGCAGCAGATCGCCGATGAAAACCGCCGCATGGCCAGCTACCTGGAGACCCTGGAAGGCGACATCTCGAATCTGGACATTGTCAGCGGCTCGGCACGCGCCTCCCTGCAGTGCTATGACCGCCAGTTTGCGGGGCTGCTCGAGGACATCAGAATCCGGCGCGTTCCGCCCGCACAGGCACGGCAGATGTATTCCGAAATCCGCTCGGGCCGCGAAGAGGCCATTGCCCTTCTGGGCCAGGCGGAAACCCATGGCCACGAGCTGGATCGCCAGTATCAGCAGGCCTTTTACGAGGAAGAACGCCAGTTGGGCCTCCCACACGGTCGAGAGGAGGAACTGGCATCTGCCCCGAGGCAAAGCCAGCTCAACAGGTCCACGCCCAAACAGTCCCGGCGCACCGACACCGGCCCCAGGACGCACGCGCAACGCACCCTGGCCAACGCCAAAAAGAAGCAGGCAGCCCTGAGCCAGAAGGTCAACAGAATCACCGAAGACCGAGTGGCTGCCCAGCGCCGCAACCAGGCCGAAGCCAGAGAGCTGGAGCGTATGCTGGCCGACATCGACGCCTGA
- a CDS encoding virulence factor SrfC family protein, with protein sequence MELSQYARELAAACRDAGAWVTRNSELVRNEQEGLLKELRRAGRMFGRCARAADRKMCAGVFGPSQAGKSYLISALARDTEGNLQARFGAEMHDFISEINPEGGKESTGLVTRFTMTRPESLPEGHPVQIRLLSETDLVKIIANTWFADCEHKEEPQSDIKTSLDALAGRTQKATDSPIDLDALEDLREYLVRDFRAKARVQELERSFWEQALAIGPHLGLEDRILLYALIWDETTAFTALLRRLLQALEALGHSDTAFAPLGALIPREGSIIDVATLANLESESGGSDETLDIVSAGGRHASLPRAVVTALTAELSIVMDKQPAPYFEHTDLLDFPGYRSRYKFDDVRRELEKPGLLREMFLRGKVAYLFQRYCAERELTSMLLCIGPSNQEVQDLPGVINDWICSTHGERPEERAGRQVSLFFVLTKFDMEFEQKKGAPSVEIRWDNRLHASLLDFFGKQHDWPHEWDGVHAFNNMFLLRNPNFRFDAILEYDEAGREKGIRPQMQAYVNELENAFMHSRLVAAHFRNPRFAWDAAMKLNDGGISHIRESLSPLCNPEIKRAQLLQSIATTRNALHQRLRTFYQTDDREEMRRQKQQFVNTLFARLGQLEKSQQRLGLLLRSFTVSDADICDLHPEAFRRFLALREEGQPEEAPAAPADDFLDNPFESAETPAAPAESTAPPGPGQDEAAFFASYIESSWVGRLHELADDPALQKYFMLPGQDFSGLVGELATGVARMGLSRHMAALFRKAAAYANTRKESIVRQQASIAAHCLNSYVNWLGFDPLTRTESERSIVVQTREGSVNVPLFQPLPPVQGWPQLAESRSGYTALWFRDWLYALRQLVMDNVNFDGDQTINVEENAALGGILRQLADSGRGAA encoded by the coding sequence ATGGAGCTTTCACAGTATGCCCGGGAACTGGCTGCCGCCTGCAGGGACGCGGGCGCCTGGGTGACGCGCAACAGCGAGCTGGTGCGCAACGAGCAGGAGGGGCTTTTGAAGGAACTCCGGCGGGCGGGCCGCATGTTCGGGCGCTGCGCCCGGGCCGCAGACCGCAAGATGTGCGCCGGCGTGTTCGGCCCCAGTCAGGCCGGCAAATCCTACCTCATCTCCGCCCTGGCACGGGACACGGAGGGCAACCTGCAGGCCCGCTTCGGCGCGGAGATGCACGACTTCATCAGCGAGATCAATCCGGAAGGCGGCAAGGAATCCACCGGACTGGTGACCCGCTTCACCATGACCCGGCCGGAGAGCCTGCCGGAAGGCCATCCCGTGCAGATCCGGCTGCTGAGCGAAACCGATCTCGTCAAGATCATCGCCAACACCTGGTTCGCCGACTGCGAGCACAAGGAAGAGCCGCAGAGCGACATCAAAACGAGCCTGGACGCTCTGGCCGGCCGCACCCAAAAGGCCACGGACTCCCCCATCGATCTGGACGCGCTCGAAGATCTGCGCGAATACCTGGTCCGGGACTTCCGGGCCAAGGCGCGGGTGCAGGAACTGGAGCGCAGCTTCTGGGAGCAGGCGCTCGCCATCGGCCCGCACTTGGGGCTGGAGGACCGCATTCTGCTCTACGCCCTCATCTGGGACGAGACCACGGCCTTCACCGCTCTGCTGCGACGCCTTTTGCAGGCGCTCGAAGCGCTGGGGCACAGCGATACGGCCTTTGCCCCCCTGGGCGCGCTCATCCCGAGAGAGGGCAGCATCATCGACGTGGCGACCCTCGCCAATCTGGAAAGCGAAAGCGGCGGCAGCGACGAGACGCTCGACATCGTCAGCGCAGGCGGCCGGCACGCGAGCCTGCCCCGGGCCGTGGTGACGGCGCTCACAGCCGAACTCAGCATTGTCATGGACAAGCAGCCAGCGCCCTATTTCGAGCACACCGACCTGCTGGACTTCCCCGGCTACCGCTCCCGCTACAAGTTCGACGACGTGCGGCGCGAGCTGGAAAAACCGGGGCTGCTCAGGGAAATGTTCCTGCGCGGCAAGGTGGCCTACCTCTTCCAGCGCTACTGCGCCGAACGCGAGCTGACCAGCATGCTGCTCTGCATCGGCCCCAGCAACCAGGAGGTGCAGGATCTGCCCGGCGTCATCAACGACTGGATCTGCAGCACCCACGGCGAACGGCCGGAGGAACGCGCGGGCCGGCAGGTCTCGCTCTTCTTCGTACTCACCAAGTTTGACATGGAATTCGAGCAGAAAAAGGGCGCGCCTTCGGTGGAAATCCGCTGGGACAACCGCCTGCACGCCTCGCTGCTGGACTTTTTCGGCAAGCAGCACGACTGGCCCCATGAATGGGACGGCGTCCATGCCTTCAACAACATGTTTCTGCTCAGGAATCCGAATTTCCGCTTTGACGCGATTCTGGAATACGACGAGGCTGGCCGGGAAAAAGGCATCCGGCCCCAGATGCAGGCCTATGTGAACGAGCTGGAAAACGCCTTCATGCACAGCAGGCTCGTGGCCGCGCATTTCCGGAATCCCCGGTTCGCCTGGGATGCGGCCATGAAGCTGAACGACGGCGGCATCAGTCATATCCGGGAGAGTCTGAGTCCGCTCTGCAACCCGGAAATCAAGCGGGCCCAGCTCCTGCAGAGCATCGCCACGACGCGGAATGCCCTGCATCAAAGGCTCAGGACTTTTTACCAGACCGACGACCGGGAGGAAATGCGCCGGCAGAAGCAGCAGTTCGTGAACACGCTCTTTGCCCGGCTGGGCCAACTGGAAAAAAGCCAGCAGCGGCTGGGGCTGCTGCTGCGCAGCTTTACGGTCAGCGACGCGGACATCTGCGACCTGCACCCCGAGGCCTTCCGCCGCTTTCTGGCCCTGCGGGAAGAGGGCCAGCCGGAGGAGGCGCCGGCCGCGCCCGCGGACGATTTCCTCGACAATCCCTTCGAATCGGCCGAAACGCCGGCCGCACCCGCGGAAAGCACGGCCCCGCCCGGGCCGGGCCAGGACGAAGCGGCCTTTTTCGCCTCCTATATCGAAAGCAGTTGGGTGGGCCGCCTGCACGAGCTGGCGGACGATCCGGCCCTGCAAAAGTACTTCATGCTGCCGGGGCAGGATTTCTCCGGTCTGGTGGGCGAGCTGGCGACCGGCGTGGCCCGCATGGGCCTGAGCCGGCACATGGCCGCCCTGTTCCGCAAAGCCGCGGCCTACGCCAACACCAGAAAGGAGAGCATTGTGCGCCAGCAGGCCAGCATCGCGGCCCACTGCCTGAACAGCTATGTCAACTGGCTGGGCTTTGACCCCCTGACCAGGACGGAGAGCGAACGCAGCATCGTGGTGCAAACCCGGGAGGGGTCGGTCAATGTGCCGCTTTTCCAGCCGCTGCCGCCCGTTCAGGGCTGGCCACAGCTTGCGGAAAGCCGCAGCGGCTACACGGCGCTGTGGTTCCGCGACTGGCTCTACGCCCTGCGCCAACTGGTCATGGACAACGTGAACTTCGACGGCGACCAGACCATCAACGTCGAGGAAAACGCGGCCCTGGGCGGCATCCTGCGTCAACTGGCGGACAGCGGCCGGGGAGCAGCCTGA
- a CDS encoding virulence factor SrfB codes for MFTMPKYKERISLIPGGCPQLLDFAADLNAIPKMRRNFEERRAQAEDGTSKVRLFPIVAKDERLVDAIEGRPALGNGYDLEARKTLAPWLGQWIPLPFLREREQRWADDDVCRVEYGPSNWARARLVMSDSAPDTLRIVLAFDMQVESPRDGGYCALSPQDVSAHAQFRLAWQPRDNAWFLNEAWVDDWLKEIWSAWQKKNRRRPQEGDPELEHLASYLTVLELLDHCIQGTRVYVINPEHRNPIDVDLVLDIGNSRTTGILIETRAQSITNLNDSYLLQLRDMDQPEHVYTEPFETRIEFSEISFGNDALSRRSGRRTPAFVWPSPVRIGPEAGRLSTQSLCVEGSTGMSSPKRYLWDERDWQQSWRFNTRGQGEEPYVTRGLLAQQLNSSGTPLCCMQDRLFLRNRILNKQEKESAFESLFTRSSLMMFLLVELIQQALLTINSPGQRERHDFSDQPRRLRQLIFTVPAGMPLAEQRIYRRWAHWAVHVLWEALGWEQYYSDSRGAPQRGLRVDYRSNPQVRCNWDEATCTQLVYIYNEITRKLQGDAHLFCQLAGRPRPEYGEHPCIRVATIDIGGGTTDLSITTFELQSDAGSTARMAAHPEFHDGFNLAGDDVLRAVVEKHVLGALAEAMAQAGVKNTGMALPNLFGREVMDRTQESRNLRGQFIRQVAVPVALCILALYEQADLKSGSGIITCRIRDCFQFPLANGENGDEGAMAGEAQAPELPCPRHPAPNRAATRYLEQYVQDNGGDLLFNVLDVPLRIDPKGVNDTVRSALEEVLANLCEVIHSYDCDALLLTGRPSRWPGIIGSVFAHLPVPPDRIFPMGDYRVGGWYPFSDALGHMTDPKTTVVVGAILCTLAEGQLEGFSFDPARLSLTSTARFIGEMELNGQIKRPKVWFEVDVNSREGREQTRTITFGGPIAVGFRQLDVERWTTTRFYLLEFVDENARRDYAPRLPLTVTLTLVVAELDESGHQDPNRAERDEGEFFIEEVLDRNGDSIPTNALEIRLQTLPRDEGFWLDTGIISD; via the coding sequence ATGTTCACCATGCCCAAGTACAAGGAGCGGATCAGCCTCATTCCCGGCGGCTGCCCCCAACTGCTGGATTTTGCCGCCGACCTGAACGCGATCCCCAAGATGCGGCGCAACTTCGAGGAGCGCAGGGCTCAGGCGGAGGACGGCACATCCAAGGTGCGGCTCTTTCCCATTGTGGCCAAGGACGAAAGGCTGGTGGACGCCATCGAGGGCCGACCGGCCCTGGGCAATGGCTACGATCTCGAGGCCCGGAAAACGCTTGCGCCCTGGCTTGGGCAGTGGATTCCGCTGCCCTTTCTCCGGGAGCGGGAGCAGCGGTGGGCAGACGACGACGTCTGCCGGGTGGAGTACGGCCCCAGCAACTGGGCCCGCGCCCGGCTGGTGATGAGCGATTCCGCCCCGGACACGCTCCGCATCGTGCTGGCCTTTGACATGCAGGTGGAGAGCCCCAGGGATGGGGGCTACTGCGCCCTGTCGCCGCAGGACGTGAGCGCCCATGCCCAGTTCCGGCTGGCCTGGCAGCCAAGGGACAACGCCTGGTTTCTGAACGAAGCCTGGGTGGACGACTGGCTGAAAGAAATCTGGAGCGCCTGGCAGAAAAAAAACCGCCGCCGGCCGCAGGAAGGCGATCCGGAGCTGGAACACCTGGCGAGTTACCTCACCGTGCTGGAGCTGCTCGATCACTGCATCCAAGGGACCAGGGTCTATGTCATCAACCCCGAGCACCGCAACCCCATTGACGTGGACCTGGTGTTGGACATCGGCAACTCGCGCACCACGGGCATCCTGATCGAGACCCGCGCCCAGAGCATCACCAACCTGAACGACAGCTATCTCCTGCAGCTTCGGGACATGGATCAGCCGGAGCATGTCTATACCGAGCCCTTTGAAACCCGCATCGAATTTTCGGAAATCAGCTTTGGCAACGACGCCCTGAGCCGCCGCTCCGGCCGCAGGACCCCGGCCTTTGTCTGGCCCTCTCCGGTGCGCATCGGGCCCGAGGCCGGTCGCCTGTCCACCCAGTCGCTCTGCGTGGAAGGCAGCACCGGCATGTCCAGCCCCAAGCGCTATCTCTGGGACGAGCGCGACTGGCAGCAGAGCTGGCGCTTCAATACCCGGGGCCAGGGCGAGGAGCCCTACGTCACCCGCGGGCTGCTGGCGCAGCAGCTCAACTCCAGCGGCACCCCGCTCTGCTGCATGCAGGACAGGCTCTTTCTGCGCAACCGGATTTTGAACAAGCAGGAGAAGGAAAGCGCCTTCGAGTCGCTCTTCACCCGCTCGTCCCTGATGATGTTCCTCCTGGTGGAACTCATCCAGCAGGCGCTCCTGACCATCAACTCGCCGGGCCAGCGGGAACGCCACGATTTCTCCGACCAGCCGCGCCGGCTCAGGCAGCTCATCTTCACCGTGCCGGCCGGCATGCCCCTGGCCGAACAGCGCATCTACCGCCGCTGGGCCCACTGGGCCGTGCATGTGCTCTGGGAGGCGCTGGGCTGGGAGCAGTACTACAGCGACAGCAGGGGCGCGCCGCAGCGCGGCCTCCGGGTCGATTACCGCAGCAACCCGCAGGTGCGCTGCAACTGGGACGAGGCCACCTGCACGCAGTTGGTCTACATCTACAACGAAATCACCCGCAAGCTCCAGGGCGACGCCCACCTCTTCTGCCAGCTGGCGGGACGGCCACGGCCGGAATACGGAGAGCATCCCTGCATCCGAGTCGCCACCATCGACATCGGCGGCGGCACCACGGATCTGTCCATCACCACCTTCGAGCTGCAGAGCGATGCCGGTTCCACGGCCCGCATGGCGGCGCATCCGGAATTTCATGACGGCTTCAATCTGGCGGGCGACGATGTGCTCCGGGCCGTGGTGGAAAAGCACGTGCTGGGCGCGCTGGCCGAGGCCATGGCCCAGGCAGGCGTCAAAAACACCGGCATGGCGCTGCCCAATCTCTTTGGCCGCGAGGTCATGGACCGCACCCAGGAGAGCCGCAATCTGCGCGGCCAGTTTATCCGGCAGGTGGCGGTGCCGGTGGCGCTCTGCATCCTGGCGCTCTACGAGCAGGCCGATCTGAAGAGCGGCAGCGGCATTATCACCTGTCGCATTCGCGACTGCTTCCAGTTCCCGCTGGCCAATGGCGAAAACGGCGACGAAGGGGCCATGGCGGGCGAGGCCCAGGCGCCCGAGCTGCCCTGCCCGCGGCACCCCGCGCCCAATCGGGCGGCCACCCGCTATCTGGAGCAGTACGTGCAGGACAATGGCGGCGACCTGCTCTTCAATGTGCTGGACGTGCCGCTCCGCATCGACCCCAAGGGGGTCAACGACACGGTGCGCAGCGCGCTGGAGGAGGTGCTTGCCAATCTCTGCGAGGTTATCCACAGCTATGACTGCGACGCCCTGCTGCTCACCGGCCGGCCCAGCCGCTGGCCGGGCATCATCGGCAGCGTCTTCGCCCATCTGCCCGTCCCGCCCGACCGCATTTTCCCCATGGGTGACTACCGGGTGGGCGGCTGGTACCCCTTCTCGGACGCCCTGGGTCACATGACCGACCCCAAAACCACGGTGGTGGTGGGCGCCATCCTCTGCACCCTGGCCGAAGGCCAACTGGAGGGCTTTTCCTTTGACCCGGCCAGGCTGAGCCTGACCTCAACGGCCCGCTTCATCGGCGAGATGGAGCTGAACGGCCAGATCAAGCGGCCCAAGGTCTGGTTCGAGGTGGACGTAAACAGCCGGGAAGGCCGGGAACAGACCCGGACGATTACCTTCGGCGGCCCCATCGCCGTGGGCTTCCGGCAGCTCGATGTGGAACGCTGGACCACGACCCGCTTCTATCTGCTGGAATTCGTGGATGAAAACGCCCGGCGCGACTACGCGCCCCGCCTGCCCCTCACGGTCACCCTGACCCTTGTCGTGGCCGAGCTGGACGAGAGCGGCCATCAGGACCCGAACCGTGCGGAACGGGACGAGGGCGAGTTCTTCATCGAAGAGGTGCTGGACAGAAACGGCGACAGCATTCCCACCAACGCGCTGGAGATCCGGCTCCAGACCCTGCCCCGGGACGAGGGCTTCTGGCTGGACACCGGCATCATCTCCGACTGA
- a CDS encoding S1C family serine protease codes for MSTASPAPRSFALLVPLLLILGLLAAIAYFGLELWKSWHSSASGSTAVLLQAEKTLAGQLKAEKQRLEMLLQEPACKARARLEGRHAATSPAPAGLPAVAAPTAQPDDSPEASGTTMVEQACVFIVSLGRQGAANTGSGFFVAPGYVATNKHVVAGANGKILVTSKSLGQPSMAETVALGQKDRDYAILKVKMPKGKSIRPLHFAPGFRRTDKVGAWGFPHIIGQNDPAYARFFSGHIDAVPELSYTEGVISAVLEREPPLIVHSAPLSPGNSGGPLVNAKGEIVGINTMITLDDGSYRQASIALAGDDLLRFLRERGIAAPSGRQSAGAGGQR; via the coding sequence ATGTCCACCGCCTCACCCGCTCCCCGCTCCTTTGCCTTGCTCGTCCCGCTGCTGCTCATTCTGGGCCTGCTGGCGGCGATCGCCTACTTTGGCCTTGAGCTCTGGAAAAGCTGGCATTCATCTGCATCAGGAAGCACGGCCGTCCTGCTGCAGGCGGAAAAAACCCTGGCCGGGCAGCTTAAGGCCGAAAAACAGCGGCTGGAAATGCTGCTGCAGGAGCCCGCCTGCAAGGCCAGGGCCCGGCTGGAAGGCCGCCATGCCGCCACGAGCCCGGCGCCGGCCGGGCTGCCCGCAGTGGCAGCGCCCACGGCTCAGCCCGACGACAGCCCCGAAGCCAGCGGCACGACCATGGTCGAGCAGGCCTGCGTCTTCATTGTCAGCCTGGGCCGGCAGGGCGCTGCCAACACCGGTTCCGGTTTTTTTGTCGCACCGGGCTATGTCGCCACCAACAAGCACGTGGTGGCCGGCGCAAACGGTAAAATCCTGGTCACCAGCAAATCGCTGGGCCAGCCGAGCATGGCGGAAACCGTGGCCCTGGGGCAGAAGGACAGGGACTATGCCATTCTCAAGGTCAAGATGCCCAAGGGCAAAAGCATCAGGCCCCTGCATTTCGCCCCCGGATTCCGCCGTACCGACAAGGTCGGCGCCTGGGGCTTTCCCCACATCATCGGCCAGAACGACCCGGCCTATGCCCGCTTCTTCAGCGGTCACATCGACGCCGTACCCGAACTGTCCTACACGGAAGGCGTCATCAGCGCCGTTCTGGAGCGCGAGCCGCCCCTGATCGTCCACTCCGCGCCCCTTTCGCCGGGCAACAGCGGTGGGCCTCTGGTCAACGCCAAAGGCGAAATCGTCGGCATCAACACCATGATCACTCTGGACGACGGGAGCTATCGGCAGGCCTCCATCGCCCTGGCGGGCGACGACCTGCTGCGCTTCCTCCGGGAACGCGGCATTGCCGCCCCCAGCGGCCGGCAAAGCGCAGGCGCCGGAGGCCAGCGATGA
- a CDS encoding SrfA family protein codes for MNGTLITSTPKSSMHALACQGIMVASCYPQLRDMLRKKLGDDYVLLFAEPMPNSADNSIDWYTPVQGAVQRLDALPEAAQDRLRDTLAQMAAEIRRYADELRQSPDSAKQTRGEILRLALHYPGEERIFVVGDQPVFTCWGHGPGTPGAEAQDLSRLSRNIQKAPLMAVAAAEREEPLPAEGPAPPLPRTEQEPEPRGRLAPFPGAGCLWWLLALLLLLVLLFLLCVGIDEQPARSGLTLYRLKSRMPPELGMLRDRNRALEDEISGLKERLQKHVAGCREETPAEPAGEAMRIPEKSAGISFLQGAWRCETGLVNLGNNEPLVIEFRFDEKGEGQAIVQEQNGNRCTGPVRATLGDAGLHIAVDPQRCTDGSLFSSQKIDCKNEGQSAQCSGLNEEQGNHWEARFFRLGG; via the coding sequence ATGAACGGAACCCTGATCACCTCGACACCCAAGAGTTCCATGCACGCCCTGGCCTGTCAGGGCATCATGGTGGCGTCCTGCTACCCGCAGCTCCGCGACATGCTGCGCAAAAAACTGGGCGACGACTATGTGCTCCTCTTTGCGGAGCCCATGCCCAACAGCGCCGACAACAGCATCGACTGGTACACGCCGGTGCAGGGCGCGGTGCAGCGCCTGGACGCGCTGCCGGAAGCGGCGCAAGACCGGCTGCGGGACACACTCGCGCAGATGGCCGCAGAGATCCGGCGTTATGCCGACGAGCTCAGACAGTCGCCGGACAGCGCCAAACAGACCCGGGGCGAAATCCTCAGGCTGGCGCTGCACTACCCGGGCGAGGAGAGGATCTTCGTGGTGGGCGATCAGCCGGTCTTCACCTGCTGGGGCCACGGGCCGGGAACCCCGGGTGCAGAAGCCCAGGACCTGAGCCGGCTGAGCCGCAACATCCAGAAGGCACCCTTGATGGCCGTCGCAGCGGCAGAGCGGGAAGAGCCGCTTCCGGCCGAAGGCCCCGCCCCGCCTCTCCCCAGGACGGAGCAGGAGCCAGAACCGCGCGGCCGCCTTGCGCCCTTTCCGGGTGCTGGCTGCCTCTGGTGGCTCCTGGCCCTGCTGCTTCTGCTCGTCCTGCTCTTTCTGCTCTGCGTGGGCATCGACGAGCAGCCCGCCCGCTCCGGCCTGACCCTGTACAGGCTCAAAAGCCGGATGCCGCCAGAACTCGGGATGCTGCGCGACCGGAACCGGGCGCTGGAGGACGAAATTTCCGGCCTGAAAGAGCGGCTCCAGAAACACGTGGCAGGCTGCCGGGAAGAGACTCCGGCCGAGCCGGCGGGCGAAGCCATGCGCATCCCCGAAAAATCGGCCGGGATATCGTTTCTGCAGGGCGCCTGGCGCTGTGAAACCGGGCTGGTCAACCTGGGAAACAACGAGCCCCTGGTGATTGAATTCCGCTTTGACGAAAAGGGCGAAGGCCAGGCCATTGTCCAGGAACAGAATGGCAACCGCTGCACCGGCCCGGTCCGGGCCACACTGGGGGATGCGGGCCTGCATATTGCCGTAGACCCGCAGCGCTGCACGGACGGCAGCCTGTTCTCCAGTCAGAAAATCGACTGTAAAAACGAAGGCCAAAGCGCCCAGTGCTCCGGCCTCAACGAGGAGCAGGGCAATCACTGGGAGGCCCGCTTCTTCAGGCTGGGCGGTTGA